The proteins below are encoded in one region of Segatella copri:
- a CDS encoding RNA polymerase sigma factor encodes MINDKELLAMIRNPKTQREGFAVLVSQYSEPLYWKVRHIVLDHDDADDVLQNAFVKAWTNLDSFQGKSSLSTWLYRIAINEALDFLRRKKQMVNVSTEDEPGLASRLLADEYFDGDQIQAELQEAVAQLPDVQRTVFTLKYYDNMKYSEMSKVLSTSEGALKASYHLAVKKITDFFNRKD; translated from the coding sequence ATGATAAACGATAAAGAACTCTTGGCGATGATTAGGAATCCTAAGACCCAACGCGAAGGCTTTGCTGTACTGGTAAGTCAGTATAGCGAGCCGTTGTATTGGAAGGTTCGCCATATTGTTTTAGATCATGATGATGCTGATGATGTGTTGCAGAATGCCTTTGTTAAGGCTTGGACCAATCTGGATTCTTTTCAGGGAAAGTCTTCGCTCTCAACATGGCTTTACCGTATAGCAATTAACGAAGCCCTTGATTTCTTGAGACGCAAGAAACAAATGGTTAATGTCAGTACCGAAGACGAGCCGGGCTTGGCTTCACGTCTTCTTGCCGATGAATATTTTGATGGTGACCAGATTCAGGCAGAACTGCAAGAGGCTGTAGCCCAACTGCCCGATGTTCAGCGCACAGTTTTCACTCTAAAATATTATGATAATATGAAATATTCAGAGATGAGTAAGGTGCTGTCAACAAGTGAAGGAGCTTTGAAGGCATCCTATCATCTTGCTGTGAAAAAAATAACCGATTTTTTCAATCGTAAGGATTAA